The segment AATCAAGCACATTTAGAGACAACATTAAGTCAATAATttgaaaactaaaaaataaaaaatgctcaCAATTTATACAAGAATAAGGTAAATATTATAATATAGTAAGACCTCACACTCAAACTCAAACTTTGAATGGGTGTTATATGTATGCAAAGAAACTAAGCATCAATGCCACTTTTTCCATGGCTTAAGCACACCAACAACTACTAATGCAATGATAACGAGTGAAATAAAAAATAGCAAGGATTTGAACCGGAAAAAATAATAATTCCTGTCAATTCTTTTTTTATTAACAAAATACCCATTAGATCTTTTCGTATAATAAAGGTAGTGAATCCCCTCTATCCAATTGCAATTGATTCTATTACCACAATAGGAATTGAACCTCTAATTGCTATCACATAAAAAATGCACGTCTAGCATAAACTCGAATATCGATCTGTCGCAtattaaaaatatcaaaaaaagaATGAAATACCCTTTTTCCAAATTATTACAGCAAGACTTCAAATTTCTTTCTAAACATCTATTATCTTTAATTTTCTAGTGAAAATAACCCAGAATCATAAAATCAACTTTAATACTGTCAAGAGTTATATCCACTAAAAAAGACCAAATTGCCTTTTATTTGGAAATTTTAAATTGATGATCTTCCATCTGAATATAGTAACACCTTTATGCCAGTACTTCCAAAGAATAAGAGAAATATAATCCATTGGATTCTTCAACCTACTATATCTCATCAGATTATTGAACCAATAGCACTAGAGCCTCAAAAAACCACTTTTCCGCCTGATAACCTTAGAACCACATAAATATCTCTttaaaaaattcgaattttgcatcTGATGAGAACAACCCGATTAAATTCAGCAGACCCCAAAGAAAGACCATATCCAATCTCTATCATACTTCAAGTTGAAATTTTTAGTATTATCCAAAAGAAGACAAATACATGTAAAAACAAATTCTCGAGAATATCAAAGTGTAAAAAATAGATGAAACAAATTGAACCCATTTTGAATTCAAACGAGTCCTGATGAAACTCACCATATTTGCTATTTCAGGCACCTGAATCATGAAGCTTATGAAATATGTAGAAGATGGTGGTTTTTCTATGTTGGGTTAAGCGGGAGAGGGTGTCAATTTGAAGTAGCCGTACTTGATTTAAAATAGTTGTATTTGAATCTAACTGTGAGCCGTATTAGAATGGATGGACAAAAAACCTTGCCACTTCATTCAAATAAGCAAATATTTGATTAAGATTTAAACCCTATTGGATTTCAATTTCACTTTCTCTAGTTTGGGATACATGTATTAGCCGTATTATGTTAGTCTTTTTCTAGTACAACATTATTGATAGTACATGTCATTCTCTTGGACTTCCAACCTTTTGGGAAGTATGTAGGCCTGAGAAGTGGATGTGGATGAAAAGGTTTATGATTTTATTGATGGTTTGAATTCAACTCTTTATTATACTAAACATATAGTCTTTGCTAAAATCATGACCGAAGAAAGTCACCAAATTGTTTGTCGAGCAATTAAATTAAGGTTTATTCAAAGATGATGTTACAATCCATCAAAACCAAAGTTCTAAATTCAATGGAGTTTGGAGGTCCTAATGATGATTACACCTGCAAGAGTTATGTTTTCCATTTGGAAAAATCTTGACCCGAGTAACTAAAAAAACAATTGGGTGAAAATATTCTCGCAGCCTTTCTTCCACTACAACAATAACGGTGCGCCACAATTAATTCTTGTAAACATTTATCACACAGATCCCTGGATAAGTCAGCAGTACACTGCATAGCCCCATAAACAGGTTTATTTTCATAATCTACCTTAAATTCAGACTTTTTATCGGTAGTACCTCGGGATGCGTCCAACTTTAATCTAtgcattaaaaaaaacataaggtTGTCAAACTGATCTGGCTTATTCGCAAGACTTCCTGCTTGTTTATCTGGTAAACTGAACCGAGACCAATCATCAAGAGATCCTAATATTTTACGATCAGAGAAATGAATCATACAATTTGAACCCCACATCACAGCCTCTTTTTGAT is part of the Lactuca sativa cultivar Salinas chromosome 7, Lsat_Salinas_v11, whole genome shotgun sequence genome and harbors:
- the LOC111907477 gene encoding cysteine-rich repeat secretory protein 38, with amino-acid sequence MKSIISILFLLQAIINTVNLVTAQFPAEPVFRCRDTGNYTTRTDYSRNLKVALNTVGNMDTYNGGSFNSSIGVNEAAHVMALCSGISTHWGGNCKDCIHKLTVQLTIKCLDQKEAVMWGSNCMIHFSDRKILGSLDDWSRFSLPDKQAGSLANKPDQFDNLMFFLMHRLKLDASRGTTDKKSEFKVDYENKPVYGAMQCTADLSRDLCDKCLQELIVAHRYCCSGRKAARIFSPNCFFSYSGQDFSKWKT